A single region of the Pyxidicoccus trucidator genome encodes:
- a CDS encoding TolC family protein, whose amino-acid sequence MNALLLAALLSHSGFLPGLLLAQAAPGAVQQPIPDAPAPAIEPPMQVQVSDPLLEPVPPAPVEVSSWREALELLRQRSTDLRTALAQVESAAGLRRIALASLLPSLTGVVSVQSNLLNPDATTFLGGGAGGIGGGTGTGGDGELRPTSPPFVGSLSASVAVFNLQAITALGTAREAQRTAALSLAETRRQLTGLLAQALVQVSAQERLADVNRVNLRSALERLALAQRRLELGAGTRLDVVRVQQDAENARALVVTGDEQLRQARESLGLALGTPGAVGLARGVQLETLLRSARRDCQRLEDVDSRADLAAARSRLIVAERQVTEVKAQYAPTLTLDSTAVALTVEDGFARVPAWNIGASLVFPFWEGGAREGRLRQTRAEAEIARQDVVELQRTVTVAVAQARRGVDVAAASRDIASRERELAEENDRLTRRSFEVGTGTSLELIQTAAALRQAELQLVVREFRLEQARVEAFLAEAACEW is encoded by the coding sequence ATGAATGCCCTGCTGCTCGCAGCCCTGCTCTCGCACTCCGGCTTCCTGCCCGGCCTGCTGCTCGCACAGGCAGCGCCCGGCGCCGTGCAGCAGCCGATACCCGACGCTCCCGCACCCGCCATCGAGCCGCCCATGCAGGTCCAGGTCTCGGACCCGCTGCTGGAGCCCGTGCCGCCCGCGCCCGTGGAGGTGTCCTCGTGGCGCGAGGCGCTCGAGTTGCTGCGCCAGCGCTCCACGGACCTGCGCACCGCGCTGGCCCAGGTGGAGTCCGCCGCCGGGCTGCGGCGCATCGCGCTCGCGTCCCTGCTCCCCAGCCTCACCGGCGTGGTGTCCGTCCAATCCAACCTGCTCAACCCCGATGCGACGACCTTCCTCGGCGGGGGCGCGGGTGGCATCGGCGGAGGCACGGGCACCGGGGGAGACGGGGAGCTGCGCCCCACCTCGCCACCCTTCGTGGGCTCCCTGAGCGCGTCGGTGGCGGTGTTCAACCTCCAGGCCATCACCGCGCTGGGCACCGCGCGCGAGGCCCAGCGCACCGCCGCGCTGTCCCTGGCGGAGACGCGGCGCCAGCTCACCGGGCTGCTCGCGCAGGCGCTGGTGCAGGTGTCCGCGCAGGAGCGGCTGGCCGACGTCAACCGCGTCAACCTCCGCTCCGCGCTGGAGCGGCTGGCCCTGGCCCAGCGCCGCCTTGAATTGGGCGCGGGCACCCGGCTGGACGTGGTGCGGGTGCAGCAGGACGCGGAGAACGCCCGCGCCCTGGTGGTGACGGGTGACGAGCAACTGCGGCAGGCGCGCGAGTCGCTGGGCCTGGCGCTGGGCACTCCCGGCGCGGTGGGGCTGGCGCGCGGCGTCCAGCTCGAGACGCTGCTCCGGAGCGCGCGGCGGGACTGCCAGCGGCTGGAGGACGTGGACAGCCGGGCGGACCTCGCGGCGGCGCGCTCGCGACTCATCGTGGCCGAGCGGCAGGTGACGGAGGTGAAGGCGCAGTATGCCCCCACGCTGACGCTGGACAGCACCGCGGTGGCCCTCACGGTGGAGGACGGCTTCGCGCGGGTGCCTGCATGGAACATCGGCGCCAGCCTCGTCTTCCCCTTCTGGGAGGGCGGCGCGCGCGAGGGCCGGCTGCGGCAGACACGCGCCGAGGCGGAGATTGCACGGCAGGACGTAGTCGAACTCCAGCGCACCGTCACCGTGGCGGTGGCGCAGGCGCGGCGCGGGGTGGACGTGGCGGCGGCGTCCCGCGACATCGCCTCGCGCGAGCGCGAGCTGGCTGAGGAGAACGACCGGCTCACCCGGCGCAGCTTCGAGGTCGGCACCGGCACCAGCCTGGAGCTCATCCAGACGGCCGCGGCGCTGCGGCAGGCGGAGCTGCAGCTCGTGGTGCGCGAGTTCCGGCTGGAGCAGGCCCGAGTCGAGGCATTCCTTGCGGAGGCGGCATGCGAGTGGTGA
- a CDS encoding response regulator, protein MRLLMVENHVTFAEIVRRQILGEHEVLIVPSLAAARERLREVRFDAVLVDFDLDDGKRDGLVRELKSVGYPGRIVAISSHEQGNAELLAAGAHSTCARSEFARIVKHLQPMSESDA, encoded by the coding sequence ATGCGACTGCTGATGGTCGAGAACCATGTGACGTTCGCGGAGATTGTCCGCCGGCAGATCCTGGGCGAGCACGAGGTGCTCATCGTTCCAAGCCTCGCTGCTGCCCGGGAGCGGCTGAGGGAGGTTCGGTTCGACGCAGTGTTGGTCGACTTCGACCTGGACGATGGGAAGAGAGATGGCCTCGTTCGAGAGCTGAAGAGCGTGGGCTACCCGGGGCGCATCGTGGCAATTTCGTCTCACGAGCAGGGGAATGCCGAGCTGCTGGCTGCCGGGGCACATTCAACCTGCGCCAGGTCCGAATTCGCGCGCATTGTCAAACACCTGCAGCCTATGTCCGAGAGCGACGCGTAG
- a CDS encoding HEAT repeat domain-containing protein: MPAPRPALLIPVVLAVLGVAAGITAALRSPPEPVPPSTPAATAPAPTVTASAPASPAPVKDGHPPAGAYAGSAVCGECHEDEHAAWGKGWHSRALSPATSKFVVGDFRKTHFKGDSSEAWMRRDGEHHHMRTRGADGQLAEFPVQWVIGGKRMQDPVTTLADGRWQVLPVYFHVTGKGEWVDYSETKQGALTPDHPFFWTNFRRSAQHACLDCHVTGLDARYERASHIWSTKFTDAGVACESCHGPGARHADTQEPKDIVQPDKLSPEQGLAVCAQCHGPRRPLFPILDAAHRFQPGQRYDDHYMPIVLFVGNERSGDYFTDGRPSTSSFEYQALLQSRCHTQGGATCLTCHTAPHEPHAANEVRPPKPEQTAAHVSVGASTCQQCHADVFAQGQRHTHHTARAAQDCLSCHMPPVVSGVLDKFADHAMDVPAPDNTTRHGVPNACNTCHAKATPESMSQALTKWWPQAAGRQQRRLRLADAFDDKTAATSRPALEAVLADSTEAPSLRGAAARLLARRFKHEAAPALRATLKGTTDNSLRTDVIDALGFTGARAAAEDLVPLLADGSLWVRQAAALTLTTLGDARGPAALETLASRPETSGLVQPHLVLGQLAMRRKDVATATREFERALDLQPYNPDALVRLADLYIVQGQTQRGQERLEEALRFDPQSRAAKQRLTMLRQGR; the protein is encoded by the coding sequence ATGCCCGCTCCTCGCCCCGCCCTGCTCATCCCCGTCGTCCTCGCCGTGTTGGGTGTCGCCGCGGGAATCACCGCCGCGCTGCGCTCCCCTCCGGAGCCCGTGCCGCCGTCCACGCCGGCCGCCACCGCGCCCGCCCCCACCGTCACGGCCAGCGCCCCCGCGAGCCCCGCCCCCGTGAAGGACGGCCACCCTCCCGCGGGCGCCTACGCCGGCTCCGCCGTCTGCGGCGAGTGTCACGAGGACGAGCACGCCGCGTGGGGCAAGGGCTGGCACTCCCGTGCGCTCTCTCCGGCCACGTCGAAGTTCGTCGTCGGAGACTTCCGCAAGACGCACTTCAAGGGTGACTCCAGCGAGGCGTGGATGCGCCGCGACGGCGAGCACCACCACATGCGCACCAGGGGTGCGGACGGGCAGCTCGCCGAGTTCCCCGTGCAGTGGGTCATCGGCGGCAAGCGCATGCAGGACCCCGTCACCACGCTGGCCGACGGCCGCTGGCAGGTGCTGCCCGTGTACTTCCACGTCACCGGCAAGGGCGAGTGGGTGGACTACTCGGAGACGAAGCAGGGCGCCCTCACGCCGGACCACCCCTTCTTCTGGACCAACTTCCGCCGCAGCGCCCAGCACGCCTGCCTGGACTGTCACGTCACCGGGCTCGACGCGCGCTATGAGCGCGCCTCACACATCTGGTCCACGAAGTTCACCGACGCCGGTGTTGCCTGCGAGAGCTGCCACGGCCCCGGTGCCCGCCACGCCGACACGCAGGAGCCGAAGGACATCGTCCAGCCGGACAAGCTGTCTCCCGAGCAGGGCCTCGCGGTGTGCGCGCAGTGCCATGGGCCGCGCCGCCCGCTCTTCCCCATCCTGGACGCCGCCCACCGCTTCCAGCCCGGCCAGCGCTACGACGACCACTACATGCCCATCGTCCTCTTCGTGGGCAACGAGCGCTCGGGGGACTACTTCACCGATGGCCGCCCGAGCACCTCCAGCTTCGAGTACCAGGCCCTCCTCCAGTCCCGCTGCCACACCCAGGGCGGCGCCACCTGCCTCACCTGCCACACCGCGCCCCACGAGCCCCACGCCGCCAACGAGGTCCGCCCGCCCAAGCCGGAGCAGACCGCGGCCCACGTCTCCGTCGGCGCCTCCACCTGCCAGCAGTGCCACGCGGACGTCTTCGCGCAGGGCCAGCGCCACACCCATCACACCGCGCGCGCCGCGCAGGACTGCCTGTCCTGTCACATGCCGCCCGTCGTCTCCGGCGTGCTCGACAAGTTCGCCGACCATGCGATGGACGTGCCCGCCCCGGACAACACCACGCGCCACGGCGTCCCCAACGCCTGCAACACCTGCCACGCCAAGGCCACCCCCGAGTCCATGTCCCAGGCGCTCACGAAGTGGTGGCCCCAGGCCGCCGGACGCCAGCAGCGCCGCCTGCGCCTCGCCGACGCGTTCGATGACAAGACGGCCGCCACCAGCCGCCCCGCGCTGGAGGCCGTGCTCGCGGACTCCACGGAGGCCCCGTCCCTGCGAGGCGCCGCCGCGAGGCTGCTGGCCCGCCGCTTCAAGCACGAGGCCGCCCCCGCCCTGCGCGCGACACTGAAGGGCACCACGGACAACTCGCTGCGCACGGACGTCATCGACGCCCTGGGCTTCACGGGCGCGCGCGCGGCCGCGGAGGACCTGGTGCCGCTGCTCGCGGATGGCTCCCTGTGGGTGCGCCAGGCCGCCGCGCTGACGCTCACGACGCTGGGCGACGCGCGGGGCCCTGCCGCGCTGGAGACCCTGGCCTCCCGGCCCGAGACTTCCGGACTGGTGCAGCCGCATCTCGTGCTCGGCCAGCTCGCCATGCGCCGCAAGGACGTGGCCACCGCCACGCGCGAGTTCGAGCGCGCGCTGGACCTCCAGCCCTACAACCCCGACGCCCTCGTGCGGCTGGCCGACCTCTACATCGTCCAGGGCCAGACGCAGCGCGGCCAGGAGCGGCTGGAAGAGGCCCTGCGCTTCGACCCGCAGAGCCGCGCCGCGAAGCAACGGCTCACCATGCTCCGCCAGGGGCGCTGA
- a CDS encoding alpha/beta fold hydrolase, producing the protein MPMLSVNGTELHYEDTGGAGQPVVFSHGLLWSTRLYDPQVDALRGRYRCIAYDHRGQGRSAVPPESVIDMETLYLDAVALIEKLGAGPCHFVGLSMGGFIGMRLAARRPDLLRSLVLMETSGDPEPVANVPRYTLLNLIARLAGVRPVADPVMRLMFGKSFLNDPNRAEERALWRARLLENRRDIWRAVNGVIKRRGVAHELPSIRVPTLIVVGEEDVATVPAKAERLHELIPGSRLVRLPRGGHSATVEEPALVNATLGTFLDAQARQAAAQVG; encoded by the coding sequence ATGCCCATGCTGTCAGTGAATGGAACCGAGTTGCACTACGAGGACACGGGAGGCGCCGGACAGCCCGTGGTCTTCAGCCATGGCCTGCTGTGGAGCACCCGGCTGTATGACCCGCAGGTGGACGCGCTGCGCGGCCGCTACCGCTGCATCGCCTATGACCACCGGGGCCAGGGCCGCAGCGCGGTGCCGCCGGAGAGCGTCATTGACATGGAGACGCTGTACCTGGACGCGGTGGCGCTCATCGAGAAGCTCGGCGCGGGGCCGTGCCACTTCGTGGGCCTGTCCATGGGAGGCTTCATCGGCATGCGGCTGGCCGCGCGGCGGCCGGACCTGCTGCGCTCGCTGGTGCTGATGGAGACGTCCGGCGACCCCGAGCCCGTCGCCAACGTGCCGCGCTACACGCTGCTCAACCTCATTGCCCGGCTCGCCGGCGTGAGGCCGGTGGCGGACCCGGTGATGCGCCTCATGTTCGGCAAGAGCTTCCTGAACGACCCGAACCGCGCCGAGGAGCGTGCCCTGTGGCGCGCGCGCCTCCTGGAGAACCGCCGGGACATCTGGCGTGCCGTCAACGGCGTCATCAAGCGGCGCGGGGTGGCGCACGAGCTGCCCAGCATCCGCGTGCCCACCCTCATCGTCGTGGGCGAGGAGGACGTGGCCACCGTCCCCGCGAAGGCCGAGCGCCTCCACGAGCTCATCCCCGGCTCGCGCCTGGTGCGCCTGCCGCGCGGGGGCCACTCGGCCACCGTGGAGGAGCCCGCCCTTGTCAACGCCACCCTGGGCACCTTCCTCGACGCGCAGGCCCGGCAGGCCGCCGCGCAGGTGGGATGA
- a CDS encoding DUF4951 domain-containing protein, with the protein MNESKAEPGAPAAEPADSSNGQKTGKLPVPLTPEGMTPPEFGEALGWPTGRAGQPSPAVGNPPSLEELDNLGVDEVMAEDWRGFYEYEANKNRSNPSAGPRRDFLIRYWKCSETVGVYPSEV; encoded by the coding sequence ATGAATGAGAGTAAGGCGGAGCCTGGGGCTCCGGCAGCCGAACCGGCAGATAGCTCTAATGGCCAAAAAACTGGCAAACTGCCGGTTCCGCTTACGCCTGAAGGAATGACCCCGCCAGAATTTGGCGAAGCTCTTGGTTGGCCGACGGGACGCGCGGGACAACCCAGCCCGGCAGTTGGAAACCCTCCGTCTCTGGAGGAGTTAGACAATCTCGGGGTCGATGAGGTGATGGCTGAGGATTGGCGAGGCTTCTATGAGTATGAGGCCAACAAGAATCGAAGCAACCCTTCAGCGGGTCCACGACGTGATTTTTTGATAAGATACTGGAAGTGCTCAGAAACCGTGGGCGTGTACCCTAGCGAGGTGTGA
- a CDS encoding AAA family ATPase: MLKLQWLQVHQFRSVRPGTRLSFSPSFNVLLGENGTGKTTLLELVAAVASSDFSALRQEAFDLEYALASDTGRITVRVRNAPSDSEAMELGMDITVAPRDMAWPLSIRREGQQVTVSRQDDASDVVHERIAPEVGGRLWLVLMSGGIAWVEKTGEGTAAVEPLLAMAREVSAQAGLGRFDEGLAYFDQLYQVELRLSRRAEGVLATGTGLASEDLLDGLRKVAASQWGSPRFVLPAESIPFLRDSARLLGFASAEALLSPLPSQAQGKYETLSLGHLELVFAGSGGQRVSARELGYGQKRLVAFQHYLAHARAVVVADELAHALHPRQLRACVAELGTRQSFLTSQSPLFLDSLTFDSPEQVSSTFALCRREEDTGLLVWEDLSPEAAEEFFTAWRAAPQRVGELLQARGFW, encoded by the coding sequence ATGCTCAAGCTCCAGTGGCTCCAGGTCCACCAGTTTCGCTCCGTGCGGCCCGGGACGCGGCTGTCGTTCAGCCCTTCCTTCAACGTGCTCCTGGGTGAGAACGGCACCGGCAAGACGACGCTGCTGGAGCTCGTGGCCGCTGTCGCCAGCTCCGACTTCAGCGCCCTCCGGCAGGAGGCCTTCGACCTCGAATACGCGCTGGCCTCCGACACCGGCCGCATCACCGTGCGCGTCCGGAATGCGCCCTCGGACTCCGAGGCCATGGAGCTCGGCATGGACATCACCGTCGCGCCCCGGGACATGGCGTGGCCGCTCTCCATCCGCCGCGAGGGGCAGCAAGTCACAGTGTCCCGCCAGGACGACGCCTCGGACGTCGTCCACGAGCGCATCGCCCCCGAGGTGGGCGGTCGCCTGTGGCTCGTCCTCATGTCCGGCGGCATCGCCTGGGTGGAGAAGACGGGCGAGGGCACCGCCGCCGTCGAGCCCCTGCTCGCCATGGCCCGCGAAGTCTCGGCCCAGGCCGGCCTGGGCCGCTTCGACGAGGGGCTCGCCTACTTCGACCAGCTCTACCAGGTCGAGCTGCGCCTCTCCCGCCGCGCCGAGGGCGTGCTCGCCACCGGCACCGGGCTCGCCTCCGAGGACCTCCTCGACGGGCTGCGCAAGGTCGCCGCCTCGCAGTGGGGCTCCCCCCGGTTCGTCCTCCCCGCCGAGAGCATCCCCTTCCTCCGCGACTCCGCCCGGCTGCTCGGCTTCGCCTCCGCCGAGGCGCTCCTCTCGCCGCTGCCCTCCCAGGCCCAGGGGAAGTACGAGACGCTGTCGCTCGGCCACCTGGAGCTCGTCTTCGCCGGCTCCGGCGGGCAGCGCGTCTCCGCCCGGGAGCTGGGCTACGGCCAGAAGCGCCTCGTGGCCTTCCAGCACTACCTCGCCCATGCGCGCGCCGTCGTGGTGGCCGACGAGCTGGCCCATGCCCTCCACCCCCGCCAACTGCGCGCCTGCGTCGCGGAGCTCGGGACGCGGCAGTCCTTCCTCACCAGTCAGAGCCCCCTCTTCCTCGACAGCCTCACCTTCGACTCGCCCGAGCAGGTGAGCTCCACCTTCGCCCTCTGCCGCCGCGAGGAGGACACCGGCCTCCTGGTGTGGGAGGACCTCTCCCCCGAGGCCGCCGAGGAGTTCTTCACCGCCTGGCGCGCGGCCCCCCAGCGTGTGGGTGAGCTGCTCCAGGCCCGCGGGTTCTGGTAG
- a CDS encoding efflux RND transporter periplasmic adaptor subunit → MRVVSTWGAALVALALAAGCKGSGAEDGPQGGQGAAGRAMPVQVQPLEPGPVRDTGEYVAALISRRSITVYPQVAGYVQQIPLRPGARVKQGDVLLVVDPRRERAGLRATQAQQAAAVAQRQFAQSTRKRSEQLLKEGLLSRQDYDQTVAQAEQAEASARAIEAQVQSQEVQLGFYKVNAPFAGVVGNYPVKVGDFVTPQTALTQLDQSRALEVSVGLPVERVRDLQVGTTPVEVLDADGEVVVSAPVFFIAPTPSAATQLVEVKAAFENTVGLRAGQLVRARVVYDTREALQVPTFAVTRISSQSFVYVVGQSDGGTVAQRAPVKVGQVSGNNYEVTGGLDAGTQVVVSGIQLLRDGQPIQPTPAKTAQGAPPGVGGSGPGQPQGSDGGTTPAQ, encoded by the coding sequence ATGCGAGTGGTGAGCACATGGGGCGCGGCGCTCGTGGCCCTGGCGCTGGCGGCGGGGTGCAAGGGCTCCGGGGCGGAGGACGGCCCCCAGGGTGGACAGGGGGCCGCGGGCCGGGCCATGCCCGTGCAGGTGCAGCCGCTGGAGCCGGGCCCGGTGCGAGACACCGGCGAGTACGTGGCCGCGCTCATCTCCCGCCGCAGCATCACCGTCTACCCGCAGGTCGCCGGCTACGTGCAGCAGATTCCCCTCCGGCCCGGCGCGCGGGTGAAGCAGGGCGACGTGCTGCTGGTGGTGGACCCCCGGCGCGAGCGCGCGGGGCTGCGCGCCACCCAGGCCCAGCAGGCCGCCGCGGTGGCCCAGCGACAGTTCGCCCAGAGCACCCGCAAGCGCAGCGAGCAGCTCCTCAAGGAAGGGCTGCTGAGCCGCCAGGACTATGACCAGACGGTGGCCCAGGCGGAGCAGGCCGAGGCCAGCGCGCGCGCCATCGAAGCCCAGGTCCAGTCCCAGGAGGTGCAGCTCGGCTTCTACAAGGTGAACGCACCCTTCGCGGGCGTGGTGGGCAACTACCCGGTGAAGGTGGGCGACTTCGTCACGCCGCAGACGGCGCTCACCCAATTGGACCAGAGCCGCGCGCTGGAGGTGTCCGTGGGGCTGCCGGTGGAGCGTGTCCGGGACCTCCAGGTCGGCACCACGCCGGTGGAGGTGCTGGACGCGGACGGCGAGGTGGTGGTGTCCGCCCCCGTCTTCTTCATCGCGCCGACGCCCTCGGCCGCCACCCAGCTCGTCGAGGTGAAGGCCGCCTTCGAGAACACGGTGGGCCTGCGGGCCGGGCAGCTCGTGCGCGCACGCGTGGTGTACGACACACGCGAGGCCCTGCAGGTCCCCACCTTCGCGGTGACGCGCATCAGCAGCCAGTCCTTCGTCTACGTGGTGGGCCAGTCCGACGGAGGCACGGTGGCGCAGCGCGCTCCGGTGAAGGTGGGACAGGTCTCCGGCAACAACTACGAGGTGACGGGCGGCCTGGACGCGGGCACCCAGGTGGTGGTCAGCGGCATCCAGCTCCTGCGCGACGGCCAGCCGATTCAACCCACCCCCGCGAAGACGGCGCAGGGCGCCCCTCCGGGCGTAGGCGGCAGCGGGCCCGGACAACCCCAGGGCTCGGACGGCGGCACGACTCCGGCGCAGTGA
- a CDS encoding DUF427 domain-containing protein, giving the protein MPVAKWNGVVIAESARCEKVEGNWYFPAEAIRREYFRPSDTHSVCGWKGTASYYDVVVNGQVNKDAAWYYPEPMAAASNIAGHVAFWRGVTVEG; this is encoded by the coding sequence ATGCCTGTCGCGAAGTGGAACGGTGTGGTGATTGCCGAGAGCGCACGCTGCGAGAAGGTGGAGGGCAACTGGTACTTCCCGGCCGAGGCCATCCGCCGTGAGTACTTCCGCCCCAGCGACACGCACTCCGTCTGCGGGTGGAAGGGGACGGCCAGCTACTACGATGTCGTCGTCAACGGGCAGGTGAACAAGGACGCCGCCTGGTACTACCCGGAGCCGATGGCCGCCGCCTCCAACATCGCCGGCCACGTGGCCTTCTGGCGCGGCGTCACCGTGGAGGGCTGA